The proteins below come from a single Necator americanus strain Aroian chromosome V, whole genome shotgun sequence genomic window:
- a CDS encoding hypothetical protein (NECATOR_CHRV.G17335.T2) has translation MGDVILGRSDENENRRPEDVLGSMMASILGADSARERSELVREGLHTMARTVVAVILFSLLLAVGVLEILIGAMNIGSCPIRPLIPIWLVVAGSVSSLRNITGILLSVWDDKSGRIAAVRELLIGIFAAFWIIWLILGSYWTYGIYNDVVYDEGKQNYCDQLTYKFTFGIITLTYVIEWSLIIASKWPLTSHDYKAVAMALTVYVVFCTFSG, from the exons ATGGGTGATGTTATCCTGGGAAGGAGCGACGAAAACGAAA ATCGCCGCCCCGAAGATGTGCTGGGGAGCATGATGGCGTCAATCCTAGGTGCTGACTCTGCAAGGGAACGTTCTGAACTCGTGCGAGAAGGTCTTCATACTATGGCGCGAACAG TGGTGGCTGTCATACTGTTTTCCTTGTTGCTGGCTGTCGGTGTTCTAGAGATTTTGATAGGTGCAATGAACATCGGCTCATGTCCGATTCGCCCTCTTATACCCATATGGCTGGTAGTAGCTGGATCAGTGAGCTCCCTTCGTAACATCACTGGAATTCTGTTGTCCGTATGG GATGACAAAAGCGGGCGAATTGCGGCAGTTCGTGAACTTTTGATAGGAATTTTCGCAGCATTCTGGATCATCTG GTTAATTTTGGGTTCATACTGGACATACGGCATCTACAACGATGTGGTCTACGATGAAGGCAAACAAAATTATTGTGACCAATTGACGTACAAGTTCACCTTCGGCATCATCACTCTCACATATGTTATC GAATGGTCCCTCATTATAGCCTCAAAATGGCCGCTAACATCGCACGACTACAAAGCAGTAGCTATGGCGTTGACTGTCTATGTGGTGTTCTGCACTTTCTCAGGTTAA
- a CDS encoding hypothetical protein (NECATOR_CHRV.G17336.T1): protein MLSVFKLIYRLLKVQNIINIMTLFLNLIESDYKFGSRKTREQKKSNTDVPHIKLNALANRSLEDILR from the coding sequence ATGTTGTCCGTTTTTAAATTGATATACAGGTTAttaaaagtgcaaaatataataaatatcatGACTTTGTTTTTGAATCTAATCGAGTCCGACTATAAATTTGGAAgtagaaaaacaagagaacaaaaaaaaagcaacactgATGTTCCACATATAAAACTAAACGCTCTCGCAAATCGATCGCTAGAAGATATCCTGCGATGA